CGCCGCTAACTTCATGCTGGGCGCGGCGGTCGAGACGCTCGGTGAAGCGGCCACACTGGTGACCGGCCACGGTCTCGCGATGCAGGATTTCCTCGACGTCATTACGAGCGGCCTGTTTCCTGGGCCCGTCTATTCGGGCTACGGCAAGCTGATCGCGGAGCAGCGCTACGAGCCGGCGCTGTTCAAGGCGCGTCTGGGCCTCAAAGACATCCGTCTCGCGCTGGCCGCGGCCGACGCCGTCACGACGCCGCTGCCGATCGCCAGCGTGGTGCGCGACAGCCTGCTCGAAGCCGTCGCTCACGGCGACGGTGAGAAGGATTTCGCCGTGCTGGGCCAGGTCGCCGCGCGGCGAGCAGGACGCTAAAAGCCACTGACCGGCGGCATGGACGGGCGCGGGCGGGCATAATAGCCGCCCGATCCTCTATCCGCCGTGATTCCCATGAGTCTGCATACCTGGTGGCTGTTCGTCGCCACTGTCTTTGTCGTTTCCGCGATTCCCGGTCCGAACATGCTGCTCGTGATGACGCACGGCGCCCAGCACGGCCTGCGCCGCTCCAGCGCGACCATGGCGGGTTGCCTGTCGGCGCTGGTGTTGATGCTGGCGATGTCGGCGGCGGGTCTCGGCGTGTTTCTCGAGGCGTGGCCGGCCATGTTCAACGCGCTGCGGCTGATCGGCGCGGCTTACCTCGTGTATCTCGGCATCAAGGCGTGGCGCGCACCCGCTGACGAAGCCGTCGCCGGCGACGCCGACGAACTGGCCGCGAAGCCCGCGCGCTCGCGCTTCGCGCTATTTCGCAACGGCTTTCTGGTCGCGGGCAGCAATCCCAAGGCGATTCTGTTCGCCGCGGCGCTGCTGCCGCAATTCATCGACGCCGCGCAGCCCAAGTTGCCGCAGTTCGGCGTACTCGTCGCTACCTTCGCGGTGATCGAGGTGAGCTGGTATCTGGTGTACGCGGGCTTCGGTACGCGGATTGGCGCAAAGTTGAAGAGCCGCAGCGTCGCCCGGATGTTCAATCGTCTGACGGGTGGGGTGTTCGTCGGCTTCGGCGCGATGATGGCGCTGGTGCGCCACTGATAGGCAACGCGGAGCCGTGCGTCAGTGGAGGCGGCAAGCCATTCGGCGAGCGTTGCGTACTTGCAACGCCGAGGGTCTACCCTAATTTTCATGTTGCGCCGCACCAAGCCGTTTGCTATAGTTTGTCTTGTCTCCT
The nucleotide sequence above comes from Paraburkholderia sp. FT54. Encoded proteins:
- a CDS encoding LysE family translocator, which encodes MSLHTWWLFVATVFVVSAIPGPNMLLVMTHGAQHGLRRSSATMAGCLSALVLMLAMSAAGLGVFLEAWPAMFNALRLIGAAYLVYLGIKAWRAPADEAVAGDADELAAKPARSRFALFRNGFLVAGSNPKAILFAAALLPQFIDAAQPKLPQFGVLVATFAVIEVSWYLVYAGFGTRIGAKLKSRSVARMFNRLTGGVFVGFGAMMALVRH